In Streptomyces sp. TLI_146, the genomic stretch CCTGCACGGCAAGGTCCGGGCCGCGCCCTCGCTGCTCGACTCGCTCGCCGTCGCCTGCAACACCGAACTCTTCCAGCGCGCCGGAATCCCGCTGCCCAGGCCCGGCTGGACCTGGCCCGAGTTCGTGGCCACCGCCAAGAAGCTCACCGATGCCGGACACGGTGTCTTCGGCACCGCCTGGCCCGGGGCGGGCGACGAGGACACCGTGTGGCGGCTGTGGCCCATGGTGTGGGACCTCGGCGGCGACGTGATCGCCCCCGACGGCAAGAGCATCGGCTTCGCCGACGCGGGGAAACGGGCCCTGGAGACCGTGGCCCAACTGGTCGCCGACAAGAGCGTCTACATCGACCCCAAGCCCGGCAGCGAGCAGATGTACCAGGTGTTCACCTCCGGCCGGATGGGCATGGTGATCACCGGCCCCTGGCAGCTCCCCAACATCGTGGAGTCCAAGCTGCCGTACGACGTGGTGCCCATGCCCACCTACAGCGGAAAGCCGCTGACCATCTCCGGACCCGACACCTGGACCGTCTTCGACAACGGCAAGGCGCGCTCCCGGGCGGCCGTCGAGTTCGTGCGCTGGCTGATCACTCCCGCGCAGGACGTGCGGTGGGACATAGGGGGCGGCAGTCTGCCGCTGAGCAGACGGACCGAGGCCGAGAGCGCCTGGCAGCGGCACTCCGCCGACACCGTCGGCCTCCCGGTGTTCACCAAGGCCCTGGAGACCGCCCGGGTGCGGCCCATCCACCCCGCCTATCCGCAGATCTCCCAGGCCACCGGCGAGGCCGTGGTGTCCGTGCTTCTCGGCCGCGCCTCCCCCGCCAAGGCGGTGCGCCGGTGCGCCGACAAGGCGGACGCCGCCCTGCTGATTCCCCGATGAGGAGGGCCGTCGTGGACCGAGGATCCCGCACGGGCGCACCCCGCCCGCTCACCCTGTCCCCCGCCGACCGGGAGCCCGCCGAACGGCGCCGCGCCCGGCGCCGGCGGGCGCGCGGCGAGCAGGCCACCGCCTGGGCGTTCATCGCCCCGTCGGTCCTGGTGATCCTGGGGCTGAGCGTGGTGCCGGTCATCTGGTCACTGCTGCTGTCGTTCCGCGCCGACGACCTGGTCACGCCCGGCCGCTGGGTCGGCCTCGACAACTACCGGGCCCTGTCGAAGGACCCCGGCTTCCGCGAGGCCGTCGAGAACACCCTCACGTACGCGGGCCTGTACGTGCCGCTGAGCCTGGCCGGCGGGCTCGCGCTGGCCCTCGCGCTCAACCGGCGGATCCGGTTCGTCGGCGTCTACCGCACCCTCGTCTTCATACCGTTCGTCGTCTCGGCCGCCGCCCAGGGCGTGCTGTTCTCCTTCATCTTCGACCCGCAGTTCGGCGCGGCCAACTCGATCCTGCACAAGCTCGGCGTCTCGCCGCAGGGCTTCCTGACCGACCCCGGCCAGTCGCTGTACGTCCTGCTCGCGATCTCGCTGTGGAGCGGCATCGGCTTCTGCGTCGTCGTCTTCCTCGCCGCGCTCCAGGACGTCCCCACCGAACTCGTCGAGTCCGCGCGCCTGGACGGGGCGAACCGGGCGCAGGTCCTGCGGTACGTGACGCTGCCGACGCTCGCCCCCGTCACCGCGTTCCTGGTGCTGTGGCAGCTCATCACCGCGCTCCAGGTCTTCGACCTCGTGTACGTGACGACCAAGGGCGGGCCGCTGGAGTCGACCACGGTCATCGTGTACTTCGTCTGGGAGCAGGCGTTCCGCACCTTCACCGCGGGCTACGGCGCCGCCGCCGCGTACGTCCTCGCCGTCGCCCTGCTCCTCGCGGGCACGGCCGTCACCCTCTACCGCCGCCACCGGGAGCGCACCACCGGCGCCGCGTCCGGACTGCCGCGCATGGAAGGAGTGGCCCGATGACCGCCTCCACCATGGTCACCGAGGGCGCCGCACCGGCGGAGGCCCCCGTACCGCGCACGGCACGGGGGCGCCGACTGCCGTTCAGCGCCTGGCACTTGCTGCTCGCGCCGCTGTCGCTCTGCTTCGCGCTGCCGCTGATCTGGCTGGTGCTCAGCTCGTTCATGACCAACGCCGAGATCAACCGGTTCCCGCCGGCGCTGTGGCCCAAGGGGATCGACTTCGGCGGGTACCGCTATGTGCTGGGCAACGCGATGTTCCCGCGCTGGTTCGCCAACTCGTGCATCGTCTCGACCGTCGCCGTCGGCTCCAACCTGGTGCTCGGCGCGCTCGGCGGCTACGCGTTCGCCCGGATGCGGTTCCGGGGTTCGCGGGCACTGCTCGCGCTGATGCTGGCGACGATGGTGATCCCGTTCCAGCTGACGATGATCCCGACGTTCCTGGTGATGAAGTGGCTGGGGCTGATCGACACGCTCGGAGCACTGATCGTGCCGTCCCTGGTCACCCCGTTCGCGGTGTTCCTCTTCCGGCAGTTCTTCCTCGCCCTGCCCAGGGAGATGGAGGAGGCCGCCTGGATCGACGGCTGCTCACGGCTGCGGGTGCTCTTCTCGATCGTGGCGCCGCTGGCCAGGCCCGCGCTCGCCACGGTCGCGGTCCTGACGTTCCTCGCCACCTGGAACGACCTGTCCTGGCCACTGATCGCCATCAACCACGACACCCAGTACACCCTCCAGCTGGGGCTGACCACCTTCCAGGGGCAGCACCACACCCAGTGGGCGGCGGTGATGGCGGGCAACGTCATCACGGTGCTGCCGGTGCTGCTCGCCTTCCTGTTCGCCCAGCGGACCTTCATCCAGTCGTTGACGTCGAGCGGACTCAAGGGCTGAGGCGGTCCGGAGGCCGAGGCGGGCCGGACACCCGCCCGGCCGACGCCAACGGAAGCCACCGCTCCCTGACACCCCGTCACCCGACTCCCCCGGACCAGAAAGCCCTTCGCCATGCCGTCACCGCCCGCGCCCTCATCCCGCCCCTTCGACCTGCTCGTCGTCGGCGACGCCAACCCGGACGTGGTCCTCGGACCGGTGCCGCGCGACCTCGCGTACGGCCAGCGCGAGCAGCTGGTCGAGCGGGCCGACCTCGTCCTCGGCGGCTCCGCCGCGATCATGGCGTGCGGCGCGGCCCGGCTGGGGCTGCGCGTGGCGTTCGCGGGCCGCGTCGGCGACGACCCGGCGGGCGCCTTCGTCCGTACGGCCCTGGCCGCGCGCGGAGTCGACACCTCCGCCCTGACCACCGACCCCGAACGGGCCACCCCGCTCACCGCCGTCCTCACCCGGGGCGCCGACCGGGCGATCCTCACCGCGCCGGGATGCCTGACAGCGACCGGGCCCGGGGACGTCCCCGAGGAACTGCTCGCCCGGACCCGGCACGTCCACGCGGCCTCGTTCTTCCTGATGCCGCGGCTCGCCGGGGCGCTCGCCGGAGTGTTCGCGCGGGCGCGCGGGCTCGGCGCGACCACCTCGCTCGACACCAACGACGACCCGTCCGGCCGCTGGGACCCCGAACTGCTCGACCCGGTCCTGACGGTGACCGACCAGGTGCTGCCCAACGCGGCCGAGGCGCGCGCCCTGACCGGGGTCGCCAAGGGAGTGGCCGAGGCGGCGGCCGCGCTGGCCCGGCGCGGCCCGCTCGTCGTGGTCAAGAACGGCGCCGAGGGCGCACTCGCGCACGACGGGACGCGGGTCACCACGGCTCCCGCCCTGCCCGTCGAGCCGCTCGACACGGTGGGGGCCGGGGACAGCTTCGACGCCGGGTTCGTCGCCGCCGTACTGCGCGGCCTCGGCCTCGCCGACGCCCTGGCCGTCGCCGCCGCCTGCGGCTCGCTGTCCACCCGCGGCCGCGGCGGCACCGCGGCCCAGCCCACCTGGGACGAGGCCGTCGCCCGCGTTCCCAGCCTCAGCCACACCGCGGTCACGGGGGTCTCCGCATGACCGAGCCGACCACCACCGACACGAGCACCCGGACGACTGGAGTCACCGAGATGGCCGAACCGGCCGAAGTGAAGATCGCCTTCATGGGCGCGGGCAGCGTCGTGTTCACCCAGGGGCTGCTGGCCGACCTGTTCGCCTTCCCCGAGTTCACCCGGCTGCGGATCGCGCTGCACGACATCGACCCCGAGCGGCTGGCGACCAGCGAGGCGGCGGCCCGGCACATCGCGAGGTCGCTGAACGTGGCGCCCGTCATCACCGCGCACCCCGACCGGCGCGGTGCGCTGGAGGGGGCGCACTTCGTCATCAACACCGTCCAGGTCGGCATGAACGCGGCGACCCGCACCGACTTCGCCGTCCCCGCGCGGTACGGGCTGCGCCAGACCATCGGGGACACGCTCGGCGTCGGCGGCATCTTCCGCGCCCTGCGCACCTTCCCGGTGCTGCGGGGTATCGCCGAGGACATGGCCGAGCTCTGCCCGGACGCCTGGCTGCTGAACTACACCAACCCGATGGCGATGAACCTCCTGTATCTGCACCGGATCGCCCCCCGGCTCAAAGCGGTGGGGCTGTGCCACTCGGTGTACTGGACGATGCACGACCTGTCCGAGCTGGTCGGCGTCGACTTCTCCGAGGTGTCGTACCTGGCCGCCGGGATGAACCACCAGGCGTGGGTGCTGCGCTTCGAACGGGACGGCCGGGATCTGCACCCGCTCCTGGACGCCGCCATCGAGAAGGACCGCGAACTGCTGCGCCGCGTCCGTGTGGACATGTACCGCAGGCTCGGCCACTACCCCACCGAGACGAGCGAGCACTCCTCCGAGTACGTGCCGTGGTACCTGCACCACGACAGCGAGGTCGAGCGGCTGCGGCTGCCGATCGGCGCGTACCTCGACATCATCGAGGACAACACGGTCAGCTACGAGCGCACCCGCAACGCGCTGGCGGCGGGCCGCCCGCTGCCGGTCGAGGGCACCATGGAGTACGCCCCGCAGATCGTCCACAGCATCGTGACCGGCACGCCCCGCGCGATCTACGGCAACGTCCCCAACACCGGTCTGATCAGCAATCTGCCGGCCGACTGCGTGGTCGAAGTCCCGTGTCTGGTCGACGCGTCGGGTGTGCAGCCGACCCACGTCGGCCCGCTCCCGCCGCAGTGCGCCGCGCTGAACCGTACGTACGCGAGCGTCACCGATCTGGTGGTGCGGGCCGCCACCGAGGGCGAGCCCCGGCATGTGCGGCACGCCGCGATGACGGACGCGGCGACCGCCGCCACCCTGCCGGTGGAGCGCATCTGGGACCTGTGCGACGACCTCGTACAGGCCCATGGGGAGCTGCTCCAGCCCGAGTTGAGGGTGCTGCTCGGGCACTGAGGGCGGCCGGTTCAAAGACAGGCTGTCAGTACGCCACGGTGAACCTCGTGCGGTGGTGGCGGGGCTGCTCGGCCTCGTCGAGGAGCGCCACGGCGAGGTCCTCCATCGAGATGGCGGACTCGCCCCGGTCGTCCACCAGGAGCTCGTCGGCGCCGAGCCGGTAGCGGCCGGTGCGCTCGCCCGGCTCCAGCAGGGCGGCCGGGCTGAGGTAGGCCCAGTCGATCTCGCTCTCGGCGCGCCAGACGGCGAGCTGCTCGGTGCACGCCTGCGCGATGGGCCGCCAGTCGGCCGGGAAGTCCGGGTCGTCGACGACGGTGGCGCCGTCGCCGCCGGGCAGGGTCAGGGTGGCGGCGCCGCCGACGACCAGCACCCGCACGCCCGTTCCGCCGAGTCCGGCCACGAGCGCCTTGGTCACCGTGACGAGGTCGCCCTCGCTGCCCGGCGCGGGGCGGGTGGCGCTGATGACCAGGTCCTGTCCGGCGCTCAGCTCGGCTATGTCCTCGACGTTCCGCGCGTCGCCGGTACGGGCGGTGGCGGCCGGGTGGAGTTCGGGGAAGCGGGCCCGGTCACGTACGACGGCGGTGACCTCGTGCCCCCGGGCGATGGCCTCGGCCACGACGCGGCTGCCGACGTTTCCCGCGGCTCCGAAGACGGTGATGCGCATGAGTGTCCGCTCCTTCAGCTTCGTCCGGTCACCCCGGAAGTTCTCTTAGTGCTAAGAGAAAAGTACCTTAGCGCTAAGCAATTGGCTAGTCTGGAGCCGTGACCGACCATGTGGACCTCCTGCTCGCGCAGTGGGCCGAGCGCCGCCCCGACCTCGATGTGTCGCCGATGGCGGTGATCGGGCGGCTGAAACGGCTCACCCGGCTGATCGAGACCGAGCTGCGCCGCACCTTCGCCGAGCACGGCCTCGACCCCGCCTCCTTCGACGTCCTCGCGACCCTGCGCCGCAGCGCCCCGCCCCATCTGCTCACGCCCGCCGAGCTGATGCGCTCCGCGATGGTCACCTCGGGCGCCGTCTCGCAGCGCCTCGACCGGCTGGAGGCGCGCGGCCTGGTGACCCGCTCCCCGAGCCCGACCGACGGCCGGGTCGTCGAGGTCGCCCTCACCCCTGAGGGCCGCGCGCTCGTCGACCGGGCGCTGCCCGACCACCTGGCCACGGAGGAACGCCTGCTCGCGGCCCTCGGCCCGGACCGGCGGGACGCGCTCGCGGACACCCTGCGCGAACTCCTCGAATCCCTAGGGGACAGCGTCGACTGACGCGCGGCCGCGGGGTCCGGGGGCAGCGGATGGAGTACGGCCGACGGGCGTGGGCACGCGCTGGAGGAGACAGTGGAGACGGCGTCGGCCCGCACGGGCCATCTCCCGGGCGCGGAGCCGACGCCCCGCCACCGGCCCTGACCAGGGCCGGAGCACCCCAGGAGGTCCCGATGACGCAGCCCCCCCACCCCGATCCGAACCCGCCGGCGCCGGGGCCCACCCCGGGCCCGACCCCGGGACCGCCCACCCCCGGGCCGCCCGATCCGGTGCCGCCGACGCCCACGCCGAAGCCCGGCCCGCCCGCGCCCGGACCCGGGCCGCTGCCGGGGCCCCTGCCCGTACCGGAGCCGGATCCCGTGCCCAACCCGCCGGGGCCCGACCCCGTACCGGAACCGATGCCCTCGCCCGGTCCGCTCACCTGACGCCCGAGGGCCGCGGCGCGGCTACATCCCGCCCGCCACCCGCATGACCGTCCCCGTCGCGTACGAGGCGTCGGCGGAGAGCAGCCAGGCGACCGCTCCGGCTATCTCGTCCGGGCGCCCGGCCCGGCCCATCGGGATGGCGCCGGCGAGCTTCGCGGGGCGCTCGGGGTCCTCGTGGAAGCCGGTCCAGATGACGCCCGGCGCCACGCAGTTGACCCGGATGCCGTCGGCCGCGACCTCCTTGGAGAGGCCGACCGTCATGGCGTCGACGGCGGCCTTGGTGGCGGCGTAGTGCACATACTGCCCGGGGCTGCCCAGGGTGGCCGCGGCCGAGGAGATGTTGACTATGGACCCGCCGCCGCGCGCCGCCATGTCGCGCACGGCCCGGCGGGCGCAGAGCAGATAGCCCAGCACATTGACGTCGATGGCCCGGCGCATCCCCTCCGCGTCGGCGTCGGCGAGACGGCCGTTGGGGCCGCTGACGCCCGCGTTGTTGACGAGCCCGGTGACCGGGCCGAGCGCGGCGGCGGCGTCGAAGAGGGCGTCCACGGAGGCCTCGTCCGCCGTGTCGACCGCCATCGCCAGGCTCTCGCGGCCCGCCGCGCGCACCTCATCGGCGACGGCTTCGGCGGCCTCGGCGTCCGAGCGGTAGCCCACGACCACGTCATGGCCCTCGGCGGCCAGCCGGGCGCAGACCGCGGCGCCGATACCGCGGCTGCCGCCGGTGACGACGGTGACGAACCTCTGCTCCACAACGAACCTCCGGCGCCGGACGGACGGCCGCTCGAGGCGGCCACTCCTAATGGAAGTGATCTTCCACCATCGTAGGATCCGGCACTGACAACGCCCCAGGAGCCCTGTGGACGAAGGGCCGGAGCCCACCTGGCGGGAATCCGTTGGATGCTGGCACTCCCGCCACTTCTCCCGTTGCCCGAGCACGCCATAACGTCGGCCGGGGCTCCCGTCCGGGGGCCCACACGCCCGTACGAAAGTGCTCACCCCGTGACGAAGTTCCTGCTCACCGTGCACATCCTGGCCGCGATCCTCGCCATCGGACCGGTCGCCGTGGCCGCCAGCATGTTCCCGCCCACGGTCCGGCGGGCGCTCGCCGCGCCCGGCGACGCGCAGGCGCTGGCGTCGGTGCGGCTGCTGCACCGGATCTGCCGGGTCTACGCCGCCGTGGGCGTCGCGGTGCCCGTCTTCGGGTTCGCCACGGCGAGCAATATGCACATCCTCGGCGACACCTGGCTGATCGTCTCGATCGTCCTGACCACGCTCGCGGCGGGCGCGCTCATCGCGCTGATCCTGCCCCGCCAGGACGCGCTGCTCACCGAGCTCGACGCGGCCGCCGCGGCACCGCAGTCCGGGCCGGTGGCCACCGTCGATACGCGCCGGACCGTCCGACTGGCCATGTTCACCGGGGTGTTCAACCTCCTGTGGGCGGCGGTGACGGTCCTCATGATCCTGCGGCCCGGCTCCACCACCGGAGGCTGACGGCCGCGCCCCCGAAGGAACGTTTCCGGCCGCCCGGGTGCGCCCCCGCCTGCGCACCCGGGCCGAGTGGGGCAGGCTGGAGGGCGAATCACCCTCGGCAAGGGAGGACGCAGTGGCTCTGAAACCCGGAGACGGCGGCGCGGTGGAGATCAGCCCGACCGGCTGGGTGGCCCAACAGGCCCAGCTGTACGAGGAGTCGGGGGGCACCGAGGGAACGACCCTGCGCGGCGCGCCCTGTCTGCTCCTGGACTACGTCGGCCGCCGCACCGGCACGGTGCGCCGCACCGTTCTGATCTACGGGCGCGACGGCGACGACTACCTGATCGTGGCCTCCAAGGGCGGCTCCGACGACCATCCGCTCTGGTACCTCAACCTGATGGACCAGCCGGACGTCAGCATCCGGGTCGGCACCGAGCGGTTCCCGGCCCGCGCCGAGACCCTCTCCCCGGAGGAGAAGGCCCGCGTGTGGCCGCACTTGGTGGAGGTCTACCCGCCCTACGCGGACTACCAGAAGAAGACCGACCGGGACATCCCCGTCGTACGGCTGCGGCACACGGATCACTGACGGCCGCGCCCATGGGTGGTACGGGGCGGGGATCCGCGCCGTACCACCGGCGCGGCGTCAGTCCTCCAGCGAGATGGCCTGCACCGGGCAGGCGCGGGCCGCCTCGCGGACCATGGGGTCTCCCCCGCCGTCCGCGCGCCCCGGCAGCAACTCGCTGAACCCGTCGTCATCCTGGGTGAACACGCCCGGCGCCGTCAGGACGCACTGCCCCGAGCCGATACAGACGTCACCGTTGATGCTGATCTTCATGAGCCCACTCCACTACCAAGTGACGGGGAGTTCCAGCATCCCCTGGAGGGTGTCGCCCGGTTTGAACGGAATCCGGTCGGCGGGCGCCGCGAGCCGCAGCCCCGGCAGCCGGGTGATGAGGGCGCCCAGCGCGATCTCCATCTCGGCCCGCGCCAGGTTCTGCCCCAGGCACTGGTGGATGCCGAACCCGAAGCCCACGTGGTGGCGGGCCGAGCGGTGCCAGTCGAGCACGTCGGCGTCCGGGTAGACCGAGCCGTCCCGGTTGATCAGGGAGGTGGCGAGCACGACCCCCTCCTCGGCGCGGATCACGGTCCCGGCCACCTCGATGTCCTCGGTGGCCACCCGCAGCATGCCGTCGGCGATGGAGAGGAACCGCATCAGCTCCTCGACCGCCACCGGCATCAGCGACGCGTCCGCCCGCAGCTCCGCGAGCCGCTCGGGGTGCTCCAGGAGCGTGAAGGTGCCGAGCGAGAGCATGTTGGCGGTGGTCTCGTGTCCGGCGACGAGCAGCAGCACCGCCATCCTGACCAGCTCCGTCCGGTCCATGCCGCCGGTGCGCAACTGGTCTGCGACGAGCTCGTCGAGCAGCCCGTCGCCCGGCTCGCGGACCTTGTGGTCGATCAACTTGCCGAGATAGCCGTCCAGTTGGTCGCGGGCGTCCTGGGTGTCGGCCGGTTCCGGACCGCGCAGCAGCCGCCGGGACTGCTCCTCGAAGAAGTCGTGGTCGTCGTAGGGGACGCCGAGCAGCGCGCAGATCACCATGGACGGCACCGGCAGCGCGAACGCGGTGACCAGGTCGGCCGGCGGCCCCTTCGCCACCATGGCGTCCAGCAGGCCGTCCACGGTCCGCCGGATCATCGGGCGCAGGGCGGCGGTGCGTTTGAGGGTGAAGCCGGGGATGACCTTGCGGCGCTGGATGTTGTGCTCGGGGTCGTCCACGCCGAGCAGCTCGGTGCGGCGTTCGTTCAGCGCCGCGAACCGCTCGGTGGTCGTGGGGAAGGCCGGGTGGAGCCGGTCGGAGGAGAGCCGCGGGTCGACGAGCAGCGCCCGCGCCTCGGCGTGGCCGGTCACGAACCACGCGGTGCGGCCGTCGAAGAGCGTCACGCGCGACAGCGGGCTCGCTTCCCGCAACGGCTCGTACGCGGTGGGCGGCTGATAGGGGCAGGTGCGGTCCTGGGGAAAGGAGACGGATTCGGTCATGGGTGAACCTCGCAAGCGAAGAGTCCGACTTGCCGATCTCCATTACATGCCCAAGGCAGCTAAGTACTCTACGCAGAGTTCGGCCGAATCACCCGTGCGGGACGAACAGGCTGATTTCTGCCGCATTGAGCCGTCTCGCCCCGAGTACGCGTGAGAACCTTGGGGCCCCGGCACCACTAGCGCAGGCAGAAGGGGGGTCCCGTA encodes the following:
- a CDS encoding ABC transporter substrate-binding protein — translated: MPAGQDRTSKPHPAPGLPRRRVLRTGAGVVAGAAALPVLDACAATTSDGVGADGRVNIEMWHGQNEIGAKAIEKLAADFNRSQSRIRVNASGGGVVADAMLQKVTAALAAGAFPDIAYIFGSDLASIARSPKVVDLTGVMHEGDPPWNDFWPSVREAVTLHGKVRAAPSLLDSLAVACNTELFQRAGIPLPRPGWTWPEFVATAKKLTDAGHGVFGTAWPGAGDEDTVWRLWPMVWDLGGDVIAPDGKSIGFADAGKRALETVAQLVADKSVYIDPKPGSEQMYQVFTSGRMGMVITGPWQLPNIVESKLPYDVVPMPTYSGKPLTISGPDTWTVFDNGKARSRAAVEFVRWLITPAQDVRWDIGGGSLPLSRRTEAESAWQRHSADTVGLPVFTKALETARVRPIHPAYPQISQATGEAVVSVLLGRASPAKAVRRCADKADAALLIPR
- a CDS encoding carbohydrate ABC transporter permease, with translation MRRAVVDRGSRTGAPRPLTLSPADREPAERRRARRRRARGEQATAWAFIAPSVLVILGLSVVPVIWSLLLSFRADDLVTPGRWVGLDNYRALSKDPGFREAVENTLTYAGLYVPLSLAGGLALALALNRRIRFVGVYRTLVFIPFVVSAAAQGVLFSFIFDPQFGAANSILHKLGVSPQGFLTDPGQSLYVLLAISLWSGIGFCVVVFLAALQDVPTELVESARLDGANRAQVLRYVTLPTLAPVTAFLVLWQLITALQVFDLVYVTTKGGPLESTTVIVYFVWEQAFRTFTAGYGAAAAYVLAVALLLAGTAVTLYRRHRERTTGAASGLPRMEGVAR
- a CDS encoding carbohydrate ABC transporter permease; amino-acid sequence: MTASTMVTEGAAPAEAPVPRTARGRRLPFSAWHLLLAPLSLCFALPLIWLVLSSFMTNAEINRFPPALWPKGIDFGGYRYVLGNAMFPRWFANSCIVSTVAVGSNLVLGALGGYAFARMRFRGSRALLALMLATMVIPFQLTMIPTFLVMKWLGLIDTLGALIVPSLVTPFAVFLFRQFFLALPREMEEAAWIDGCSRLRVLFSIVAPLARPALATVAVLTFLATWNDLSWPLIAINHDTQYTLQLGLTTFQGQHHTQWAAVMAGNVITVLPVLLAFLFAQRTFIQSLTSSGLKG
- a CDS encoding carbohydrate kinase family protein; this translates as MPSPPAPSSRPFDLLVVGDANPDVVLGPVPRDLAYGQREQLVERADLVLGGSAAIMACGAARLGLRVAFAGRVGDDPAGAFVRTALAARGVDTSALTTDPERATPLTAVLTRGADRAILTAPGCLTATGPGDVPEELLARTRHVHAASFFLMPRLAGALAGVFARARGLGATTSLDTNDDPSGRWDPELLDPVLTVTDQVLPNAAEARALTGVAKGVAEAAAALARRGPLVVVKNGAEGALAHDGTRVTTAPALPVEPLDTVGAGDSFDAGFVAAVLRGLGLADALAVAAACGSLSTRGRGGTAAQPTWDEAVARVPSLSHTAVTGVSA
- a CDS encoding alpha-glucosidase/alpha-galactosidase, encoding MAEPAEVKIAFMGAGSVVFTQGLLADLFAFPEFTRLRIALHDIDPERLATSEAAARHIARSLNVAPVITAHPDRRGALEGAHFVINTVQVGMNAATRTDFAVPARYGLRQTIGDTLGVGGIFRALRTFPVLRGIAEDMAELCPDAWLLNYTNPMAMNLLYLHRIAPRLKAVGLCHSVYWTMHDLSELVGVDFSEVSYLAAGMNHQAWVLRFERDGRDLHPLLDAAIEKDRELLRRVRVDMYRRLGHYPTETSEHSSEYVPWYLHHDSEVERLRLPIGAYLDIIEDNTVSYERTRNALAAGRPLPVEGTMEYAPQIVHSIVTGTPRAIYGNVPNTGLISNLPADCVVEVPCLVDASGVQPTHVGPLPPQCAALNRTYASVTDLVVRAATEGEPRHVRHAAMTDAATAATLPVERIWDLCDDLVQAHGELLQPELRVLLGH
- a CDS encoding NAD(P)-dependent oxidoreductase, with amino-acid sequence MRITVFGAAGNVGSRVVAEAIARGHEVTAVVRDRARFPELHPAATARTGDARNVEDIAELSAGQDLVISATRPAPGSEGDLVTVTKALVAGLGGTGVRVLVVGGAATLTLPGGDGATVVDDPDFPADWRPIAQACTEQLAVWRAESEIDWAYLSPAALLEPGERTGRYRLGADELLVDDRGESAISMEDLAVALLDEAEQPRHHRTRFTVAY
- a CDS encoding MarR family winged helix-turn-helix transcriptional regulator, whose amino-acid sequence is MTDHVDLLLAQWAERRPDLDVSPMAVIGRLKRLTRLIETELRRTFAEHGLDPASFDVLATLRRSAPPHLLTPAELMRSAMVTSGAVSQRLDRLEARGLVTRSPSPTDGRVVEVALTPEGRALVDRALPDHLATEERLLAALGPDRRDALADTLRELLESLGDSVD
- a CDS encoding SDR family NAD(P)-dependent oxidoreductase — protein: MEQRFVTVVTGGSRGIGAAVCARLAAEGHDVVVGYRSDAEAAEAVADEVRAAGRESLAMAVDTADEASVDALFDAAAALGPVTGLVNNAGVSGPNGRLADADAEGMRRAIDVNVLGYLLCARRAVRDMAARGGGSIVNISSAAATLGSPGQYVHYAATKAAVDAMTVGLSKEVAADGIRVNCVAPGVIWTGFHEDPERPAKLAGAIPMGRAGRPDEIAGAVAWLLSADASYATGTVMRVAGGM
- a CDS encoding DUF2269 family protein yields the protein MTKFLLTVHILAAILAIGPVAVAASMFPPTVRRALAAPGDAQALASVRLLHRICRVYAAVGVAVPVFGFATASNMHILGDTWLIVSIVLTTLAAGALIALILPRQDALLTELDAAAAAPQSGPVATVDTRRTVRLAMFTGVFNLLWAAVTVLMILRPGSTTGG
- a CDS encoding nitroreductase family deazaflavin-dependent oxidoreductase encodes the protein MALKPGDGGAVEISPTGWVAQQAQLYEESGGTEGTTLRGAPCLLLDYVGRRTGTVRRTVLIYGRDGDDYLIVASKGGSDDHPLWYLNLMDQPDVSIRVGTERFPARAETLSPEEKARVWPHLVEVYPPYADYQKKTDRDIPVVRLRHTDH
- a CDS encoding ferredoxin yields the protein MKISINGDVCIGSGQCVLTAPGVFTQDDDGFSELLPGRADGGGDPMVREAARACPVQAISLED
- a CDS encoding cytochrome P450, producing MTESVSFPQDRTCPYQPPTAYEPLREASPLSRVTLFDGRTAWFVTGHAEARALLVDPRLSSDRLHPAFPTTTERFAALNERRTELLGVDDPEHNIQRRKVIPGFTLKRTAALRPMIRRTVDGLLDAMVAKGPPADLVTAFALPVPSMVICALLGVPYDDHDFFEEQSRRLLRGPEPADTQDARDQLDGYLGKLIDHKVREPGDGLLDELVADQLRTGGMDRTELVRMAVLLLVAGHETTANMLSLGTFTLLEHPERLAELRADASLMPVAVEELMRFLSIADGMLRVATEDIEVAGTVIRAEEGVVLATSLINRDGSVYPDADVLDWHRSARHHVGFGFGIHQCLGQNLARAEMEIALGALITRLPGLRLAAPADRIPFKPGDTLQGMLELPVTW